A genomic window from Lycium barbarum isolate Lr01 chromosome 4, ASM1917538v2, whole genome shotgun sequence includes:
- the LOC132637377 gene encoding uncharacterized protein LOC132637377 gives MTPTVCQLQLHLDGQQFVSFKNNQRVEQIVNNPMIKKMMLTEFFLMNRTDEDAMNLNLLYKEFPEYFVWSPTYKMWSRRKQRTAIGCIVTCHPSERKRYYHRLLLMNVRGPKSYEDLRTVNGRCYTTFREATEKKGLLHSDNNLIECMSEAVTYQMPYSLRGLFATLLVYCNPFNPKELWEKFEDSMSENFRTIPNAGKKVIQCLVFTHINEILLSMGRNINEFKFISQNITSSRPTNEAKDVHFERNIVPEAFFIDGLGGTGKTFLYRALLAAVRMKGFIALATASSGVATSILLGGRTTHSRFKIPVDIDENFTCNISKQSSLATLIRDSKLIVWDEVSMAKKKMIEAFDKLLKDLMSTNILFGGKNAVIELARNHLTLKVIDAGKKKLYVAKMHLQLGNSSAAYIRTDAVHSRLYADSLGLIHGDIKLYDLAPEEEEERFHKHCYDRTINYGSLFLIISS, from the exons ATGACTCCAACTGTTTGCCAACTTCAGTTGCATCTTGATGGACAACAAtttgtttctttcaaaaataaccAACGTGTGGAACAAATAGTAAACAATCCAATGATAAAGAAAATGATGTTAACTGAATTTTTCCTAATGAACAGAACTGATGAGGATGCTATGAATCTCAATTTACTATATAAAGAGTTCCCAGAGTATTTTGTATGGTCACCAACATACAAAATGTGGTCACGACGAAAACAACGTACTGCTATTGGATGCATTGTCACATGTCATCCATCCGAAAGAAAAAGATATTATCATAGGTTACTTCTAATGAACGTAAGAGGACCTAAATCATACGAAGACCTTCGTACAGTGAATGGCAGATGCTACACTACATTTAGGGAAGCCACAGAAAAAAAAGGCTTATTACATTCGGATAACAATTTAATTGAATGTATGTCTGAAGCTGTAACCTATCAAATGCCTTATAGTTTAAGAGGGTTATTTGCAACATTGTTAGTTTACTGCAATCCTTTTAATCCAAAAGAACTTTGGGAAAAATTTGAAGACTCTATGTCAGAAAATTTCAGAACAATTCCAAATGCAGGAAAAAAAGTTATTCAATGTTTAGTTTTCACTCACatcaatgaaattctactttcaATGGGACGTAACATAAATGAATTCAAATTTATATCTCAAAATATTACATCTTCTAGACCAACCAATGAGGCAAAAGATGTTCATTTTGAAAGAAATATAGTA CCAGAGGCCTTTTTCATTGACGGGCTAGGTGGAACTGGAAAAACTTTCTTATATCGAGCTTTGTTGGCTGCTGTAAGAATGAAAGGATTTATAGCTTTGGCAACTGCAAGTTCTGGTGTCGCAACTTCAATTCTTCTCGGGGGACGAACAACTCATTCACGTTTCAAAATTCCTGTTGACATTGATGAGAATTTTACCTGCAATATTAGTAAACAAAGTTCATTAGCAACTCTAATTCGAGATTCAAAGTTAATTGTTTGGGATGAAGTCTCAATGGCAAAAAAGAAAATGATAGAAGCTTTTGATAAACTTTTAAAAGATCTCATGAGTACAAACATACTCTTTGGTGGGAAA aATGCAGTGATTGAATTAGCCAGAAACCATCTGACTCTTAAGGTAATAgatgctggaaaaaaaaaactctatgtGGCTAAG ATGCATCTTCAATTGGGAAATTCAAGTGCTGCATATATTAGGACAGATGCG GTTCATTCACGTCTTTACGCAGATAGTTTGGGATTAATTCATGGAGATATTAAG TTATATGATCTAGCAcctgaggaggaggaggagagatTTCACAAGCACTGTTATGATCGAACAATAAATTATGGAAGTTTATTTCTCATTATATCAAGTTAG